In Aspergillus oryzae RIB40 DNA, chromosome 6, one genomic interval encodes:
- the bgt1 gene encoding 1,3-beta-glucanosyltransferase Bgt1 (predicted protein): MRTAGLLSLLLAAIPAVTAERGTLGLALGNKNPDGTCKSTSDYEADFDALKSLTTLVRTYSANDCNTAVNIVPAAKNKQFKVVLGVWADYDESFNNDFNVLKQIVPGNEDVIPSITVGSETLYRKGLTAQQLLDKIRTVQNAFPKVNVGTVDSWNIFNDGTADPIIQGGVTYFLANGFAYWQGTDIDHATETYWNDTRLAKEHIERIAGNNQDKIIFGNGETGWPTDGGSDYGNAKASTQNAERYWKDAVCAMLTWGVDVFYFEAFDESWKPKSIGDNGEEKDETHWGLFTADRKAKFDLSCPN; this comes from the exons ATGCGTACCGCtggtcttctttctcttttactcGCAGCGATTCCCGCTGTTACCGCGGAGCGGGGTACCCTTGGTCTCGCCCTGGGTAACAAGAATCCTGACGGCACCTGCAAGTCTACTAGCGACTATGAGGCCGACTTTGACGCGCTCAAGAGCCTGACTACCCTCGTTCGTACATACTCCGCCAATGATTGCAACACCGCTGTGAACATCGTTCCTGCAGCCAAGAACAAGCAGTTCAAGGTCGTGCTGGGTGTCTG GGCTGATTATGACGAATCCTTCAACAATGACTTCAATGTCTTGAAGCAGATTGTTCCCGGAAATGAAGATGTTATCCCTTCGATCACTGTCGGTTCTGAAACTCTTTACCGCAAAGGCCTTACTGCCCAGCAGCTCCTGGACAAGATCCGTACGGTCCAGAATGCGTTCCCCAAGGTTAACGTTGGCACGGTGGACAGCTGGAACATTTTCAATGATGGTACTGCCGATCCCATCATCCAAGGAGGTGTCACTTACTT CTTGGCCAATGGCTTCGCCTATTGGCAAGGAACGGATATTGACCATGCCACCGAGACCTACTGGAATGACACGAGGCTTGCTAAGGAGCATATTGAGAGGATTGCTGGCAACAACCAGGACAAGATTATCTTCGGAAACGGCGAGACTGGTTGGCCCACCGATGGCGGTTCTGACTATGGAAACGCCAAGGCTAGCACTCAAAATGCTGAACGGTACTGGAAGGACGCTGTCTGCGCTATGCTGACCTGGGGCGTCGACGTTTTCTACTTTGAGGCTTTCGACGAATCCTGGAAGCCCAAGAGCATTGGTGACAACggcgaggagaaggatgagaccCACTGGGGTCTTTTCACTGCCGACCGCAAGGCCAAGTTCGACTTGTCTTGCCCTAACTAA
- a CDS encoding uncharacterized protein (predicted protein), translating into MKRKVHDHYFSIANGEYMQRGKVTPEAPGSTKWSAQDDITLQDLRNCNIPWKYISAAMNNKPIEELKERWLNLRDGITQEIVAKPRRETNQMHFVCELPGKVGRNVSFSDPLATNDNVG; encoded by the exons atgaagagaaaagtccATGACCATTACTTTTCAATTGCTAACGGTGAATATATGCAGCGTGGGAAAGTTACACCCGAAGCTCCTGGAAGCACCAAGTGGTCTgctcaagatgatataaCCCTTCAGGACCTTAGAAACTGCAATATCCCATGGAAGTATATATCTGCTGCGATGAACAATAAGCCCATCGAAGAGCTCAAAGAGCGATGGCTGAATCTCCGAGATGGCATCACGCAAGAGATCGTTGCAAAACCGAGGAGAGAGACCAATCAGATGCATTTCGTCTGTGAACTGCCAGGGAAAGTTGGGCGGAATGTGTCTTTCTCAGATCCATTGGCTACGAATGACAAT GTAGGTTAG
- a CDS encoding emp24/gp25L/p24 family protein (predicted protein) codes for MSTASATRDGLRTLKRYPSMFMELSTSPNRKCPKILWRWKVWMKTQYALETLQQLIVSRLLVRRLSEALAQVKDEQSYIVVRERVHRNTAESTNARVKWWSIFQLAVLIGEGIFQVWWLKRFFEVKRVV; via the exons ATGTCTACTGCTTCAGCAACGAGGGATGGACTTCGAACTCTAAAGAGGTATCCTTCAATGTTCATGGAATTGTCTACGTCCCCGAATCGGAAATGCCCCAAGATCCTTTGGAGGTGGAAGGTATGGATGAAAACACAATATGCGCTCGAGACGCTCCAGCAGCTAATCGTTTCCCGTTTACTAGTTCGTCGTCTTTCGGAGGCATTGGCCCAGGTTAAGGATGAGCAATCTTATATTGTGGTGAGAGAGCGGGTACACCGAAACACCGCCGAGAGCACAAATGCTAGAGTGAAGTGGTGGAGTATCTTCCAGCTTGCGGTGCTTATCGGGGAGGGCATCTTCCAGGTGTGGTGGTTGAAGAGATTTTTTGAG GTCAAACGCGTGGTTTAA